Genomic DNA from Mesorhizobium sp. 131-2-1:
AAGAGATGGCGAGAGCCGTCATTGCCCATATCGATGGCTGGTTCGAGGACAATGTCTTTGCGCCTCTGCGCGACCGCACGGATGCGCTGGCCGGGATCGAGCACATGTTCGAGGCGACGGACAGCTACTTCCGCTCGGGGCGTCGGGTTTGCCTGATCGGCGCCTTCGCGCTGGATGAATCGCGCGACCTCTTCGCCGGCCAGATAAGGGACTATTTCGGCCGCTGGGTCACGCATCTCGCCGATGCGCTCGCGCGGGGTGGACATGGAAAGGCCGATGCGGCCGAGCTTGCCGAAGAATCCGTCGCCGCCATCCAGGGCGCGCTCACGCTTGCCCGCGCCGCCAATGACCTCGATGTATTTTCAAGGACACTGCGGCGACTGCGGATGCGGCTTGGGCTACCGGCTAAGATCTAGCCGCGGTTCCTACACTGGTTCGAAGCAGAAGCCTGTCTCGGTTCGGGAAATCCGGCCAACGCCCGGTGAATCGAGATGCGCTCCTGCAACGCAATAGGCGTTGTCGGCGGCGAGGGCCAAAATTTGCAACCGGCTTGCCCGCGCCTGTTCCTGGTCGGCGTCGAACTCCCATGCGACCTCCGGCCGATCGAACTGAAGCGACGGCACATGGACGAGGTCGCCCCAGACCAACAATGTTTCGCCCCCGCTCGTGACACGAAAGCAGGTATGGCCGATTTCATGTCCCGGCGCGGCGATCGCCTCGATGTTCGGGTCCAGACGCTGTCCCGGATCCAAAGGCTGAGCTCGCTCATGAAAGCGGCTCAACCTTGCTACCGACCGGAACATGTCGAGCTCAGCCCGAGGGACAAGCAAGCGGGACAGCTGCGGGAAACCGTCCCGACCATCGGCAAGGATAAGCCCGTGGATATGGTCGAGATGCGTGTGGGTGAAGGCAACCGTGCGTATTCGATCGACGGCAATCTGCGCTTCGCTTAGCGCCTGCGGCAGAAACCCCATCGTCGGGTGCCAGGCGTTCGAGGATCCCGTATCGATCAGCGTGATTTCATGACTGTCGTCGACAGCAAAGGCATTCACCGACAATCTGAGTGCACCGTCGAAGAGTGGTACCTGCAGCGGGAGATCATCGCCGAAAGGCTTGTCTTCCGGCTGGCGCAGTCGCCGGACCGGCATGTCGACATAACCGTCGCGCAGCGATGTGACGGTCAGGTTGCCGATCTTATAGGTCGTGTGATGAGGTCCAGCTGAAATTCGTTCCAATGCTTGCTCTCTGTCCAGTCCCAAAATCCGAAGTGAGGTTTTCGGCTAGATCATCTCCAGCCCGCGCTTGCGCGTCGGCGGCGGGAAGGCGCGGTCGAGCTCGGCGAGATCCTGCGGCGTCAGGCTGATGTCGAGCGCGGCGACGTTCTGGCGGACATGCTCCTGTCTACCCGCCTTCGGAATGGCGATGACGCCGGGCTGCGCCATCACCCAGGCAAGGGCGATCTGTGCGGCCGTGGCATTGTGGCGGGCGGCGATGGCTTCCAGCCGGGCATTGCGCGCCAGCGCGCCCTGCTCGACCGGCGAATAGGCCATCAGCGGGATGCCGCGCTGCCGGCTCCAGGGCACTAGGTCGAATTCGGGGCCGCGACGCGACAGGTTGTAGAGCACCTGGTTAGTCTGGACGTTGCCGCCGTCGCGCAGGCCGACCAATTCCTCCATTTCATCGGTGTCGAAATTGCTGACACCCCAATGGCGGACCTTGCCGGCCGCCTTCAACGCCTCGAAGGCCTCGACGGTCTCGGTCAGCGGCACGCTGCCCGGCCAGTGCAGCAGATAGAGATCGATGCGGTCGGTGGCGAGGCGCCTCAGGCTATTTTCGCAGGCCCGCTGCACACCGGCGCGCGAGGCGTTGGACGGCAGCACCTTGGAGACCAGGAAGACCTCGTCGCGGCGCCCGGCAATCGCCTCCGCCACCACCTTCTCGGCGCCGCCGCTGGCATACATTTCGGCGGTGTCGATCAATGTCATGCCGAGATCCAGCCCGAGTTGCAAGGCCTTCACCTCGTCGGCATGGCGGCGGCCGTCCTCACCCATTTTCCAGGTGCCCTGGCCGAGCACAGGCAAGGCTTCGCCCGAGGGCAGCGCGGTGGTTCTGATTGGTGAGGACATGGCAGGCTCCGCTTGGCGCAGGATCGCATCACAGCCGATACGGGAATCCAGATGAAAAGTCGGCGCCGGCTCCTGGCCTGGCCGCCCGATGCCTTACTTCGCCGGATGGGCGGCGAGCCAGGCCTGCATCTCCTTGATCTCGGCCTCCTGCGCCTTGACGACGCCTTCGGCCAGCTTGCGGATTTCCGGATCCTTGCCGTTGGCGAGAACCACCTTGGCCATGTCGATTGCACCCTGGTGGTGCGGGATCATGCCTTGGACGAAGTCGACATCGGCATCGCCGGTATATTCGACCATCATGGCGGCATGCATCTTGTCCATCGCCGCCTTGTAGCCGGCGGTCGACGGGCTCTCCGCCCCCATCGCCATGCCGGACATGTCGTGCTTCATCTCCTCGGACTGCGCGGGCACGCTTTCGAGGAAGACAGCGAGCAGCATCCCCGCCGCCATCAGCAGCAACACGATCTTCTTGGCCAAGGTCATCCGTTATCTCCTGTTGATGGAATGTCGTATTTGGGAGCTTCTGTCAGAGTTTCAACGTTCGCAGCCGCAATGCGTTGCCGATGACCGAGACCGAGGACAGGCTCATCGCCGCCGCCGCGATCATCGGTGACAGCAGCGTGCCGGTGAGCGGGTAGAGCACGCCGGCCGCGACGGGCACGCCGAGCACGTTGTAGAGGAAGGCGAAGAACAGGTTCTGGCGGATGTTGCGGATCGTCGCCCGGGCAAGCGTGCGGGCCCTGACGATGCCGTTGAGATCGCCCTTGACCAGCGTGATGCCCGCGCTTTCCACCGCGACATCGGCGCCGGTGCCCATGGCGATGCCGACATCGGCGGCGGCAAGTGCCGGCGCATCGTTGACGCCGTCGCCGGCCATGGCGACGCCGGCGCCCTTTGCCCGCAGTTCTTCGACCAGCGCGCCCTTCTGCTCGGGCAGCAGACCGGCGCGCACCTCGTCGATGCCGAGCTTGCCGGCGATCGCCCTGGCCGTGCGCTCATTGTCGCCGGTCGCCATGATGATCCGCAAGCCGCTGTCATGCAGCGCCCTGATCGCCTCGGCCGTCGTTGCCTTGACCGGATCGGCGACGGCAACGATGCCGGCGAGCCGGCCATCGACGGCGACAAACATCGCGGTCTTGCCCTCGCCCTGCAGTGCACCCGCCTGCGCCGAAACGGAGCCCGTGTCGACGCCGAGATCGGCCATCATCGCCGGATTGCCGAGCGCGACCTTGTTGCCCGCCACCGTGCCGGAGACACCCTTGCCGGTGACCGCCTCAAAATCGCTGGCGTCAGCTATCTTGATGCCGCGTTCGGCCGCGCCCTCGACGATCGCCTCGGCGAGCGGATGCTCCGAACCCTTCTCAAGCGCGGCGGCCAGCGCCAGCAATTCGTTTTCCGCGATGCCGCCGGCGGCGACGACGTCGGTCAGCCGTGGCCGGCCCTCGGTCAAGGTGCCGGTCTTGTCGACTATCAACGTGTCCACCGAAGCGAAGCGCTCCAGTGCCGCCGCCTCCTTGATCAGTACGCCGGCATGGGCGCCGCGCCCGGTCGCGGTCATGATCGACATTGGCGTCGCCAGCCCCAGCGCGCAGGGGCAGGCGATGATCAGCACCGACACCGCCGAGACGATGGCGAAGATCAGGCTGGGCTGCGGCCCGAGGACCGCCCAAGCGGCGAAGGCGGCGAGTGCCACCAGCACCACGGCCGGGACGAAATAGAAGGAGACGCGGTCGGCCAGTCCCTGGATCGGCGCGCGCGAGCGCTGCGCCTTGGCGACCAGCTCGACGATGCGCGACAGCGTCGTCTCGGCGCCGATGCGCTCGGCGCGCATGACCAGCGAGCCGTTCTTGTTGAGCGTGCCACCGGTCAGGGCGTCGCCCTCGGTCTTTTCCACCGGCAGCGGCTCTCCGGTGATCATCGATTCGTCGATTGCCGAGCGTCCCTCGAGCACGACGCCGTCGACCGGGACGGCATCGCCCGGCCGAATGCGCAGCCGGTCGCCGGCCTTGACGGTGTCGAGCGGCACGTCACTCTCGGAGCCGTCGGCGCCGATCAGCCGCGCTGTCTTCGGCGCCAGGTCGAGCAGCGCGCGGATGGCCGAGCCGGTGCGCTCGCGGGCCCTGAGCTCCAGCACCTGGCCGAGGAACACCAGTGCCACAATGACGGCGGCAGCCTCGAAATAGACAGGCACGGCGCCGCCATGGCCGCGGAACTGGTGCGGAAAGATGTCCGGGAACAGCGTGGCGGCGACGCTGTAGGAATAGGCCGCGCCGACGCCCAGAGAGATCAGCGTCCACATGTTGGGGCTGCGGTTGCGGATCGAGTCCCAGCCGCGATGGAAGAACGGGAACGCTGCCCACAGCACCACCGGGCTCGCCAGCGCCAGCTCCGCCCATGTCTTCGTGCGGTCGTCGACGAGGCTTTCGAAGCTCAGGCCGAGCATCGGCGCCATGGCGATGACGAGAAGGGGCAGGGACAGCACCGCGCTGACCCAGAATCGCCGGGTGAAGTCGACCAGTTCAGGGTTAGGGCCCTCGTCACCGGTCGGCACGCCCATCGGCTCCAGCGCCATGCCGCAGATCGGGCAGGCGCCCGGCTTGTCGCGGATGATCTCGGGATGCATCGGGCAGGTGTACTGCGTGCCTTTCGGCATCGGCTGCGGCGCCGCGCGCTCGCCGAGATACTTTGCCGGCTCCGCCTCGAACTTGCCCTTGCAGCCGGCCGAGCAGAAGTAGAAGCCTTGACTCTCATGGCGGAGAAAGTGCCTGGCGCTGGAGCGGTCGACGCTCATGCCGCAAACGGGATCGGTGGCGGTCAGGTATTTTTCCGGCTCCGCGACGAATTTCGAACGGCAGCCCTCACTGCAGAAATGATGGACGTGGCCGCCATGCTCGGCGGTCGGCTTGCCGGCGGCGGGATCGACCGTCATACCGCAGACCGGATCGCGAATGACCGCCTCCGCGACAGGCGCGGCGCCCTTCGCGGAACAGCAGCCGGCGCCGTGAGCGTGGTGATCATGGTCGGAATGGGCCATTGGGAATGCCTCTCATGTCTCGATCTGAGGCCGAGGTAGTGCTTCCAGTAACTGGAAGGTCAAGGGTCGACTGTAATTTTTCTCGCCAGGCGATTGCCGGCCGGTCGAGGCAGCGGAATCCCGTATTGTCGGCGTGTCCGTCCGCCCCATACCCAGCACCGAGAAAACGCGCTATAGACGCCGCCAAAAAGGCAAGGCCGACACGGGCATATGGCAAAGATCTCCCTGAAACTCGACGAGTTGATCGACGGCGTGATGCTGCGCGGCGACATGACGACGCTGACCGCGGCCCATGCCGGCGACGGTTCCGGGCAGGCAACGCGCGCGGCCGTTCTCCAGCTGCTCAAGGCCCGGCTGGCCGATGGCCGCAGGATCGCGGAAGCCATGCTGAGGGAGGATGGCGGCGGCACCGCCTGCGCCGCCCGGCTGTCGCATGTCATGGACGAACTCATCCGGGCGCTCTACGATTTCGCCGCGACCCACGTCTATCGCGTCAAGAACCGCTCCGCGGCCGAGCGCATGGCGGTGGTGGCGGTGGGCGGCTACGGCCGCGGCACGCTGGCGCCGGGCTCCGACATCGACCTCCTGTTCCTGCTTCCCTACAAGCAGACGCCCTGGGGCGAGCAGATCGTCGAATACATGCTCTACATGCTGTGGGATCTCGGCCTGAAGGTCGGCCACGCCACGCGCAACATCGACGAATGCCTCAGGCTGTCGCGCACCGACATCACCATCCGCACCTCGATCCTCGAGGCGCGTTTCCTGTGGGGCGAGCAGAAGCTTTATGACGAGCTTTTGACGCGTTTCGACCATGAGGTGGTGCGCACGACCGGGCCCGAATATGTGCAGGCCAAGCTTGCCGAGCGCGACGAGCGCCACGCCAAGGCTGGCGAGAGCCGCTATCTGGTCGAACCCAACGTCAAGGACGGCAAGGGCGGCCTGCGCGACCTGCAGACCCTGTTCTGGATCGGCAAATATTTCTACCGGGTGCGCACCGGCGAGGAGCTGGTCGAGAAGGGTGTCTTCACCGAGGCCGAGTACCGGGAATTCCGTAAGGCCGAGGATTTCCTCTGGGCGGTGCGCTGCCACATGCACTTCCTCACCGGCAAGGCCGAGGAACGGCTGCATTTCGACATCCAGCGCGAGATCGCCGAACGGCTCGGCTATACCAGCCATCCCGGCCTGTCGGCGGTCGAGCGCTTCATGAAGCACTACTTCCTCGTGGCCAAGGACGTCGGCGACCTCACGCGCATCTTCTGCGCCGCGCTCGAGGAAGAGCAGGCCAAGCACGTGCCGGGCTTCAACCGCATCTTCCTCACCTTCTCGCGGCGCAAGCGCAAGCTCGCCGGCACCTCCGATTTCATCGT
This window encodes:
- a CDS encoding heavy metal translocating P-type ATPase, which translates into the protein MAHSDHDHHAHGAGCCSAKGAAPVAEAVIRDPVCGMTVDPAAGKPTAEHGGHVHHFCSEGCRSKFVAEPEKYLTATDPVCGMSVDRSSARHFLRHESQGFYFCSAGCKGKFEAEPAKYLGERAAPQPMPKGTQYTCPMHPEIIRDKPGACPICGMALEPMGVPTGDEGPNPELVDFTRRFWVSAVLSLPLLVIAMAPMLGLSFESLVDDRTKTWAELALASPVVLWAAFPFFHRGWDSIRNRSPNMWTLISLGVGAAYSYSVAATLFPDIFPHQFRGHGGAVPVYFEAAAVIVALVFLGQVLELRARERTGSAIRALLDLAPKTARLIGADGSESDVPLDTVKAGDRLRIRPGDAVPVDGVVLEGRSAIDESMITGEPLPVEKTEGDALTGGTLNKNGSLVMRAERIGAETTLSRIVELVAKAQRSRAPIQGLADRVSFYFVPAVVLVALAAFAAWAVLGPQPSLIFAIVSAVSVLIIACPCALGLATPMSIMTATGRGAHAGVLIKEAAALERFASVDTLIVDKTGTLTEGRPRLTDVVAAGGIAENELLALAAALEKGSEHPLAEAIVEGAAERGIKIADASDFEAVTGKGVSGTVAGNKVALGNPAMMADLGVDTGSVSAQAGALQGEGKTAMFVAVDGRLAGIVAVADPVKATTAEAIRALHDSGLRIIMATGDNERTARAIAGKLGIDEVRAGLLPEQKGALVEELRAKGAGVAMAGDGVNDAPALAAADVGIAMGTGADVAVESAGITLVKGDLNGIVRARTLARATIRNIRQNLFFAFLYNVLGVPVAAGVLYPLTGTLLSPMIAAAAMSLSSVSVIGNALRLRTLKL
- a CDS encoding MBL fold metallo-hydrolase; its protein translation is MERISAGPHHTTYKIGNLTVTSLRDGYVDMPVRRLRQPEDKPFGDDLPLQVPLFDGALRLSVNAFAVDDSHEITLIDTGSSNAWHPTMGFLPQALSEAQIAVDRIRTVAFTHTHLDHIHGLILADGRDGFPQLSRLLVPRAELDMFRSVARLSRFHERAQPLDPGQRLDPNIEAIAAPGHEIGHTCFRVTSGGETLLVWGDLVHVPSLQFDRPEVAWEFDADQEQARASRLQILALAADNAYCVAGAHLDSPGVGRISRTETGFCFEPV
- a CDS encoding aldo/keto reductase; this translates as MSSPIRTTALPSGEALPVLGQGTWKMGEDGRRHADEVKALQLGLDLGMTLIDTAEMYASGGAEKVVAEAIAGRRDEVFLVSKVLPSNASRAGVQRACENSLRRLATDRIDLYLLHWPGSVPLTETVEAFEALKAAGKVRHWGVSNFDTDEMEELVGLRDGGNVQTNQVLYNLSRRGPEFDLVPWSRQRGIPLMAYSPVEQGALARNARLEAIAARHNATAAQIALAWVMAQPGVIAIPKAGRQEHVRQNVAALDISLTPQDLAELDRAFPPPTRKRGLEMI
- the copM gene encoding CopM family metallochaperone, which encodes MTLAKKIVLLLMAAGMLLAVFLESVPAQSEEMKHDMSGMAMGAESPSTAGYKAAMDKMHAAMMVEYTGDADVDFVQGMIPHHQGAIDMAKVVLANGKDPEIRKLAEGVVKAQEAEIKEMQAWLAAHPAK
- a CDS encoding TetR/AcrR family transcriptional regulator; this translates as MRRIAPDRDQLLGIVAEVFREHGYEGASLSLIGEATGLGKGSLYHFFPGGKEEMARAVIAHIDGWFEDNVFAPLRDRTDALAGIEHMFEATDSYFRSGRRVCLIGAFALDESRDLFAGQIRDYFGRWVTHLADALARGGHGKADAAELAEESVAAIQGALTLARAANDLDVFSRTLRRLRMRLGLPAKI